One Phaseolus vulgaris cultivar G19833 chromosome 11, P. vulgaris v2.0, whole genome shotgun sequence genomic window carries:
- the LOC137822787 gene encoding protein LPA2 — protein MKMLLQTRFLSSVQHTLFVFSPILVKPTFRIAVRSQKSSSDSSSDDDSAPKGFGLSDTASTANARKNQKQKQKGQRERASVIRRTPLEKPNFASEEQKGKPQEEGKNESAFLLAMLGFGIVIFVEGIGLAASGFLPEEWDKIFVKYLYPSFTPEVFLFVAGTVSYGVFKYLQNEKITEQK, from the exons atgaagatgttgctgcaAACGCGATTTCTCTCTTCAGTTCAACACACCCTCTTCGTCTTCTCTCCCATTCTCGTCAAACCCACCTTCAGAATTGCTGTTAGATCCCAAAAATCTTCCTCCGATTCCTCTTCCGATGATGATTCTGCTCCGAAGGGTTTTGGCTTATCGGACACGGCCAGCACTGCAAACGCTAGAAAGAACCAGAAGCAGAAACAGAAAGGACAGAGAGAAAGGGCCTCTGTAATTCGGCGAACTCCACTTGAAAAACCCAATTTTGCTTCGGAGGAACAAAAGGGTAAGCCCCAAGAAGAGGGCAAGAATGAAAGCGCTTTTCTTCTTGCAATGCTTGGTTTTGGCATCGTGATTTTCGTTGAGGGTATTGGTCTTGCAGCATCAG GCTTCCTACCAGAAGAGTGGGACAAGATTTTTGTGAAGTATCTCTATCCATCGTTTACCCCTGAAGTTTTCTTGTTTGTTGCTGGAACAGTTTCATATGGGGTGTTTAAGTATTTGCAGAATGAAAAAATCACAGAGCAGAAATAA
- the LOC137825334 gene encoding signal recognition particle 14 kDa protein: MVLLQLDPFLNELTSMFERSTEKRSVWVTLKRSSLKSKSQRNKLVTAGEAIEYRCLIRATDGKKTISTSVGQKDHQRFQASYATILKAHMTALKKRERKDKKKPAEADKREGSSKRSKKS; encoded by the exons ATG GTTCTTCTGCAGCTAGATCCGTTTCTCAATGAGCTCACCAGCATGTTTGAGCGTAGCACTGAGAAGCGCTCCGTTTGGGTTACTCTTAAACGAT CTTCTTTGAAATCTAAGTCGCAAAGGAATAAACTGGTGACTGCTGGGGAAGCAATTGAGTATAGATGCCTTATACGCGCCACTGATGGGAAAAAGACTATATCTACTTCG GTTGGACAGAAGGATCACCAACGCTTTCAAGCTTCTTATGCAACTATATTGAAAGCCCACATGACTGCTCtaaagaagagagaaagaaaagacaaGAAGAAGCCTGCAGAGGCTGATAAAAGAGAAGGGAGTTCGAAGAGATCGAAGAAGTCTTAA
- the LOC137829530 gene encoding probable serine/threonine protein kinase IRE isoform X2 translates to MSSNPPPPYSSHKPAKDHSATAIPSSPSTRAKLRKIPPIPIRRSKLGNEEQEEEEDDERSDSSCILLASSLGLNNIRTRSSSSPLRYSSSVGAPSFITQNAIAINEAGFRSRSNSHPKRDLGGIIHLNQSKSLKAHSQLIPVLEGHHAAFAKEMQSPRFQEILRLTSGRKKRNPDIKSFSHELNSKGVKPFPIWKHRAFGHLEEVMSAIRAKFEKFKEEVDSDLGGFAGDLVGILEKNLVCDREWREKLEDLLVIAQQCAKMSPTQFWIKCESIVQNLDDKRQELPVGILKQAHTRLLFILTRCTRLVQFQKESGFEQDHILGLHQLSDLGVYPEQILKAAQQNSSIPLAVHETAEKQLKMSHSKEKEKPKTTKSKADQQVSVVIDNPEVASVKSVESTSGTYRMSSWKKFPSAAERKRKDQDAVDTPSKGEMNHLLVKDENAENLDTSSCHPEHSQSSSRTRKVSWGFWGDQQNLTYEDSMICRICEVEIPIVHVEEHSRICTIADRCDLKGLTVNERLERVSETIERILESWTPKSTPKSTDTPGESFDLAASNVLEEFSDLSLEGNNMSSRCSEDMLDSTTEPDNTFVMDDLNFSPRISCEARIFVKHDHGTKVSSAGSLTPRSPLVTPRTTQVEMLLSGRRTLSELESCDQISKLVEIARAVANVSNCDYSALEYMLDRLEDLKYAIQDRKVDALIVETFGRRIENLLQEKYIALCGQIEDEKVDSSTSVADEESSVEDDTVRSLRASPINACSKDRTTIADFKIIKPISRGAFGRVFLTRKRVTGDFFAIKVLKKADMIRKNAVQSILAERDILISVRNPFVVRFFYSFTCRENLYLVMEYLNGGDLYSMLRNLGCLDENMARVYIAEVVLALEYLHSLNVIHRDLKPDNLLIGQDGHIKLTDFGLSKVGLINSTDDLSAPSFSAILEDDEPKPTHSFKREERQRQSVVGTPDYLAPEILLGMGHGVTADWWSVGVILYELLVGIPPFNAEHPQQIFDNIINRDIQWPKIPDEMSFEAYDLINKLLNENPVQRLGATGATEVKRHAFFKDINWDTLARQKAMFIPSAEALDTSYFMSRYIWNPEDEHCLGVSDFDEITETCSSGSGSDMLDEDGDECGSLAEFGGPALEVQYSFSNFSFKNLSQLASINYDLVIKNSRESTQ, encoded by the exons ATGTCGTCCAACCCTCCGCCGCCGTATTCTTCGCACAAACCCGCCAAAGACCATTCCGCCACGGCGATACCGTCGTCGCCTTCCACCAGAGCTAAACTCCGCAAGATCCCGCCCATTCCGATTCGACGGAGTAAGTTAGGCAATGAGGAgcaggaagaagaggaagacgatGAACGCTCTGATTCTTCTTGCATCTTGCTCGCGTCCTCTTTAGGGCTGAATAACATTCGAACACGTTCTTCCTCTTCGCCTCTTCGCTATTCCTCCTCCGTTGGCGCTCCTTCCTTCATCACACAGAATGCTATCGCCATCAATGAGGCCGGATTTAGATCCAGATCCAATTCCCATCCAAAAAGAGACCTAG GGGGGATTATTCATTTGAATCAATCCAAATCGCTCAAAGCTCATTCGCAGCTCATTCCTGTGCTAGAG GGTCATCATGCAGCTTTCGCCAAAGAAATGCAATCCCCACGTTTTCAGGAAATTCTGCGACTTACTAGTGGACGCAAAAAGAGAAACCCTGATATCAAAAGCTTTTCCCATGAGCTCAACTCCAAGGGAGTTAAACCATTTCCAATCTGGAAACATCGTGCCTTTGGCCACTTGGAG GAAGTAATGTCGGCGATTAGAGCTAAGTTTGAAAAATTTAAGGAAGAAGTTGATTCTGACTTGGGTGGTTTCGCTGGAGATTTGGTGGGTATTCTTGAAAAAAACTTAGTGTGTGATCGTGAATGGAGAGAGAAGTTGGAGGATCTGTTGGTTATTGCTCAACAATGTGCAAAGATGTCTCCTACCCAGTTTTGGATCAAATGCGAATCTATTGTTCAAAATCTAGATGACAAACGTCAAGAATTACCAGTGGGCATACTCAAGCAAGCTCATACACGCCTACTGTTTATTCTCACTCGTTGCACTCGATTAGTGCAATTTCAGAAGGAAAGCGGATTTGAACAAGACCACATTCTGGGTCTTCACCAACTCAGCGACCTGGGGGTCTATCCTGAGCAAATTTTGAAGGCTGCACAGCAGAATTCAAGTATTCCACTCGCTGTACACGAGACGGCTGAGAAACAGTTAAAAATGTCACAtagtaaagagaaagaaaaaccgaAAACAACAAAGAGTAAAGCTGATCAACAAGTAAGTGTTGTGATTGACAACCCGGAGGTTGCTTCGGTCAAGAGTGTTGAATCAACTTCTGGCACCTATAGGATGTCTTCTTGGAAAAAGTTTCCATCTGCTGCTGAGAGAAAGCGAAAAGATCAAGATGCTGTAGATACCCCATCCAAAGGTGAAATGAACCACTTGCTAGTCAAAGATGAAAATGCTGAAAATTTGGATACTTCCTCTTGTCATCCTGAACATTCACAATCATCATCAAGAACACGAAAGGTTTCTTGGGGATTCTGGGGAGACCAGCAAAATCTTACATACGAGGATTCAATGATATGCAGGATTTGTGAGGTTGAAATACCGATTGTACATGTGGAGGAGCATTCGAGAATATGCACAATTGCGGATAGATGTGATTTGAAAGGTTTAACTGTAAACGAGCGGCTTGAAAGAGTTTCTGAAACCATTGAAAGGATACTAGAATCATGGACACCAAAAAGCACACCGAAAAGCACTGATACTCCTGGAGAAAGCTTTGACCTTGCCGCTTCAAATGTGCTTGAAGAGTTCAGCGATTTATCTCTAGAGGGAAATAACATGAGTTCTAGATGCTCTGAAGACATGCTCGACTCTACTACGGAGCCTGACAATACTTTTGTCATGGACGATCTGAACTTTTCACCCAGAATATCATGCGAAGCACGCATCTTCGTAAAACATGATCATGGAACAAAGGTATCTTCAGCTGGGAGCTTGACACCGAGATCACCATTGGTAACACCACGAACCACTCAAGTGGAAATGTTACTTAGTGGACGGAGAACACTGTCTGAACTTGAAAGTTGTGACCAG ATAAGCAAGCTAGTTGAAATAGCCCGTGCTGTTGCAAATGTGAGCAACTGTGATTACAGTGCTCTGGAGTATATGCTTGATCGCTTAGAAGACCTGAAATATGCCATCCAAGACAGAAAAGTGGATGCACTTATTGTGGAGACTTTTGGACGACGAATAGAGAACCTTTTGCA GGAGAAATATATAGCTCTTTGCGGGCAGATAGAAGATGAAAAGGTGGACTCATCAACTAGCGTTGCTGATGAAGAGAGTTCAGTGGAAGATGATACAGTTCGTAGCCTTCGTGCTAGCCCTATTAATGCTTGTTCCAAGGACCGGACCACTATTGCggactttaaaataataaaacccATAAGTAGGGGTGCATTTGGGCGAGTTTTTCTTACCCGAAAAAGAGTAACTGGTGATTTTTTTGCTATAAAG GTTCTGAAAAAGGCAGATATGATCCGTAAAAATGCAGTTCAAAGTATTTTGGCAGAGCGAGACATACTTATATCTGTTCGAAATCCTTTTGTG GTCCGATTTTTCTACTCTTTCACATGTCGGGAAAATCTTTATCTAGTTATGGAGTATTTGAATGGTGGAGATCTTTATTCAATGTTGAGAAATCTAGGTTGCTTAGATGAAAATATGGCTCGAGTATATATTGCAGAAGTT GTTCTTGCATTGGAGTATTTGCATTCCTTAAATGTGATTCACAGAGACTTGAAGCCAGATAACTTACTGATTGGTCAAGATGGCCATATTAAG TTGACAGATTTCGGGCTCTCTAAGGTTGGTCTTATTAACAGCACAGATGATTTATCAGCGCCATCATTTTCGGCCATCCTAGAAGACGATGAACCAAAACCTACACATTCTTTCAAACGGGAAGAGCGTCAAAGACAATCAGTGGTTGGCACTCCGGATTACTTGGCACCTGAAATACTTCTTGGCATGGGACATG GTGTAACTGCTGATTGGTGGTCTGTGGGTGTCATACTGTATGAGCTTCTTGTGGGTATTCCACCATTTAATGCTGAACATCCACAG CAAATTTTTGATAACATAATTAACAGAGACATACAATGGCCCAAGATTCCTGATGAGATGAGCTTTGAAGCATATGATTTGATAAATAA ATTATTGAACGAAAATCCAGTCCAAAGATTAGGCGCAACAGGAGCTACAGAA GTTAAACGCCACGCCTTCTTCAAAGATATTAATTGGGATACACTAGCAAGGCAGAAG GCTATGTTTATTCCATCGGCTGAAGCTCTTGATACAAGTTATTTTATGAGCCGGTACATATGGAATCCTGAGGACGAACATTGTCTCGGAGTTAGTGATTTTGATGAGATTACTGAAACATGCAGCAGTGGTTCAGGCAGCGATATGCTAGATGAAGAT GGTGACGAGTGTGGTAGTTTAGCAGAGTTCGGTGGTCCAGCTCTTGAAGTGCAGTACTCATTTAGTAATTTCTCATTTAAG AACTTGTCTCAGCTAGCTTCTATCAATTACGATTTGGTGATCAAGAACTCCAGGGAATCAACTCAATGA
- the LOC137829530 gene encoding probable serine/threonine protein kinase IRE isoform X1, translating into MSSNPPPPYSSHKPAKDHSATAIPSSPSTRAKLRKIPPIPIRRSKLGNEEQEEEEDDERSDSSCILLASSLGLNNIRTRSSSSPLRYSSSVGAPSFITQNAIAINEAGFRSRSNSHPKRDLGGIIHLNQSKSLKAHSQLIPVLEGHHAAFAKEMQSPRFQEILRLTSGRKKRNPDIKSFSHELNSKGVKPFPIWKHRAFGHLEEVMSAIRAKFEKFKEEVDSDLGGFAGDLVGILEKNLVCDREWREKLEDLLVIAQQCAKMSPTQFWIKCESIVQNLDDKRQELPVGILKQAHTRLLFILTRCTRLVQFQKESGFEQDHILGLHQLSDLGVYPEQILKAAQQNSSIPLAVHETAEKQLKMSHSKEKEKPKTTKSKADQQVSVVIDNPEVASVKSVESTSGTYRMSSWKKFPSAAERKRKDQDAVDTPSKGEMNHLLVKDENAENLDTSSCHPEHSQSSSRTRKVSWGFWGDQQNLTYEDSMICRICEVEIPIVHVEEHSRICTIADRCDLKGLTVNERLERVSETIERILESWTPKSTPKSTDTPGESFDLAASNVLEEFSDLSLEGNNMSSRCSEDMLDSTTEPDNTFVMDDLNFSPRISCEARIFVKHDHGTKVSSAGSLTPRSPLVTPRTTQVEMLLSGRRTLSELESCDQISKLVEIARAVANVSNCDYSALEYMLDRLEDLKYAIQDRKVDALIVETFGRRIENLLQEKYIALCGQIEDEKVDSSTSVADEESSVEDDTVRSLRASPINACSKDRTTIADFKIIKPISRGAFGRVFLTRKRVTGDFFAIKVLKKADMIRKNAVQSILAERDILISVRNPFVVRFFYSFTCRENLYLVMEYLNGGDLYSMLRNLGCLDENMARVYIAEVVLALEYLHSLNVIHRDLKPDNLLIGQDGHIKLTDFGLSKVGLINSTDDLSAPSFSAILEDDEPKPTHSFKREERQRQSVVGTPDYLAPEILLGMGHGVTADWWSVGVILYELLVGIPPFNAEHPQQIFDNIINRDIQWPKIPDEMSFEAYDLINKLLNENPVQRLGATGATEVKRHAFFKDINWDTLARQKAMFIPSAEALDTSYFMSRYIWNPEDEHCLGVSDFDEITETCSSGSGSDMLDEDQGDECGSLAEFGGPALEVQYSFSNFSFKNLSQLASINYDLVIKNSRESTQ; encoded by the exons ATGTCGTCCAACCCTCCGCCGCCGTATTCTTCGCACAAACCCGCCAAAGACCATTCCGCCACGGCGATACCGTCGTCGCCTTCCACCAGAGCTAAACTCCGCAAGATCCCGCCCATTCCGATTCGACGGAGTAAGTTAGGCAATGAGGAgcaggaagaagaggaagacgatGAACGCTCTGATTCTTCTTGCATCTTGCTCGCGTCCTCTTTAGGGCTGAATAACATTCGAACACGTTCTTCCTCTTCGCCTCTTCGCTATTCCTCCTCCGTTGGCGCTCCTTCCTTCATCACACAGAATGCTATCGCCATCAATGAGGCCGGATTTAGATCCAGATCCAATTCCCATCCAAAAAGAGACCTAG GGGGGATTATTCATTTGAATCAATCCAAATCGCTCAAAGCTCATTCGCAGCTCATTCCTGTGCTAGAG GGTCATCATGCAGCTTTCGCCAAAGAAATGCAATCCCCACGTTTTCAGGAAATTCTGCGACTTACTAGTGGACGCAAAAAGAGAAACCCTGATATCAAAAGCTTTTCCCATGAGCTCAACTCCAAGGGAGTTAAACCATTTCCAATCTGGAAACATCGTGCCTTTGGCCACTTGGAG GAAGTAATGTCGGCGATTAGAGCTAAGTTTGAAAAATTTAAGGAAGAAGTTGATTCTGACTTGGGTGGTTTCGCTGGAGATTTGGTGGGTATTCTTGAAAAAAACTTAGTGTGTGATCGTGAATGGAGAGAGAAGTTGGAGGATCTGTTGGTTATTGCTCAACAATGTGCAAAGATGTCTCCTACCCAGTTTTGGATCAAATGCGAATCTATTGTTCAAAATCTAGATGACAAACGTCAAGAATTACCAGTGGGCATACTCAAGCAAGCTCATACACGCCTACTGTTTATTCTCACTCGTTGCACTCGATTAGTGCAATTTCAGAAGGAAAGCGGATTTGAACAAGACCACATTCTGGGTCTTCACCAACTCAGCGACCTGGGGGTCTATCCTGAGCAAATTTTGAAGGCTGCACAGCAGAATTCAAGTATTCCACTCGCTGTACACGAGACGGCTGAGAAACAGTTAAAAATGTCACAtagtaaagagaaagaaaaaccgaAAACAACAAAGAGTAAAGCTGATCAACAAGTAAGTGTTGTGATTGACAACCCGGAGGTTGCTTCGGTCAAGAGTGTTGAATCAACTTCTGGCACCTATAGGATGTCTTCTTGGAAAAAGTTTCCATCTGCTGCTGAGAGAAAGCGAAAAGATCAAGATGCTGTAGATACCCCATCCAAAGGTGAAATGAACCACTTGCTAGTCAAAGATGAAAATGCTGAAAATTTGGATACTTCCTCTTGTCATCCTGAACATTCACAATCATCATCAAGAACACGAAAGGTTTCTTGGGGATTCTGGGGAGACCAGCAAAATCTTACATACGAGGATTCAATGATATGCAGGATTTGTGAGGTTGAAATACCGATTGTACATGTGGAGGAGCATTCGAGAATATGCACAATTGCGGATAGATGTGATTTGAAAGGTTTAACTGTAAACGAGCGGCTTGAAAGAGTTTCTGAAACCATTGAAAGGATACTAGAATCATGGACACCAAAAAGCACACCGAAAAGCACTGATACTCCTGGAGAAAGCTTTGACCTTGCCGCTTCAAATGTGCTTGAAGAGTTCAGCGATTTATCTCTAGAGGGAAATAACATGAGTTCTAGATGCTCTGAAGACATGCTCGACTCTACTACGGAGCCTGACAATACTTTTGTCATGGACGATCTGAACTTTTCACCCAGAATATCATGCGAAGCACGCATCTTCGTAAAACATGATCATGGAACAAAGGTATCTTCAGCTGGGAGCTTGACACCGAGATCACCATTGGTAACACCACGAACCACTCAAGTGGAAATGTTACTTAGTGGACGGAGAACACTGTCTGAACTTGAAAGTTGTGACCAG ATAAGCAAGCTAGTTGAAATAGCCCGTGCTGTTGCAAATGTGAGCAACTGTGATTACAGTGCTCTGGAGTATATGCTTGATCGCTTAGAAGACCTGAAATATGCCATCCAAGACAGAAAAGTGGATGCACTTATTGTGGAGACTTTTGGACGACGAATAGAGAACCTTTTGCA GGAGAAATATATAGCTCTTTGCGGGCAGATAGAAGATGAAAAGGTGGACTCATCAACTAGCGTTGCTGATGAAGAGAGTTCAGTGGAAGATGATACAGTTCGTAGCCTTCGTGCTAGCCCTATTAATGCTTGTTCCAAGGACCGGACCACTATTGCggactttaaaataataaaacccATAAGTAGGGGTGCATTTGGGCGAGTTTTTCTTACCCGAAAAAGAGTAACTGGTGATTTTTTTGCTATAAAG GTTCTGAAAAAGGCAGATATGATCCGTAAAAATGCAGTTCAAAGTATTTTGGCAGAGCGAGACATACTTATATCTGTTCGAAATCCTTTTGTG GTCCGATTTTTCTACTCTTTCACATGTCGGGAAAATCTTTATCTAGTTATGGAGTATTTGAATGGTGGAGATCTTTATTCAATGTTGAGAAATCTAGGTTGCTTAGATGAAAATATGGCTCGAGTATATATTGCAGAAGTT GTTCTTGCATTGGAGTATTTGCATTCCTTAAATGTGATTCACAGAGACTTGAAGCCAGATAACTTACTGATTGGTCAAGATGGCCATATTAAG TTGACAGATTTCGGGCTCTCTAAGGTTGGTCTTATTAACAGCACAGATGATTTATCAGCGCCATCATTTTCGGCCATCCTAGAAGACGATGAACCAAAACCTACACATTCTTTCAAACGGGAAGAGCGTCAAAGACAATCAGTGGTTGGCACTCCGGATTACTTGGCACCTGAAATACTTCTTGGCATGGGACATG GTGTAACTGCTGATTGGTGGTCTGTGGGTGTCATACTGTATGAGCTTCTTGTGGGTATTCCACCATTTAATGCTGAACATCCACAG CAAATTTTTGATAACATAATTAACAGAGACATACAATGGCCCAAGATTCCTGATGAGATGAGCTTTGAAGCATATGATTTGATAAATAA ATTATTGAACGAAAATCCAGTCCAAAGATTAGGCGCAACAGGAGCTACAGAA GTTAAACGCCACGCCTTCTTCAAAGATATTAATTGGGATACACTAGCAAGGCAGAAG GCTATGTTTATTCCATCGGCTGAAGCTCTTGATACAAGTTATTTTATGAGCCGGTACATATGGAATCCTGAGGACGAACATTGTCTCGGAGTTAGTGATTTTGATGAGATTACTGAAACATGCAGCAGTGGTTCAGGCAGCGATATGCTAGATGAAGAT CAGGGTGACGAGTGTGGTAGTTTAGCAGAGTTCGGTGGTCCAGCTCTTGAAGTGCAGTACTCATTTAGTAATTTCTCATTTAAG AACTTGTCTCAGCTAGCTTCTATCAATTACGATTTGGTGATCAAGAACTCCAGGGAATCAACTCAATGA
- the LOC137820587 gene encoding UMP-CMP kinase isoform X1, translating into MWRRAAKSSSFLPLLLQLPKHDASLPQRFTTGFPFHAPFQEKGGISPKQVAPLITFVLGGPGSGKGTQCAKIVETFGFKHLSAGDLLRREMISDSEYGSSILNTISEGKIVPSEVTVKLILREMEASDNQKFLIDGFPRSEENRAAFEQIVGAEPRFVLFFDCPEEEMVKRVLSRNEGRIDDNIDTMRNRLKVFEALNLPVIDYYSKKGKLYRINAVGTVDEIFEQVRPVFEACEQEAK; encoded by the exons ATGTGGAGACGCGCAGCCaaatcatcctcttttcttcctcttctGCTG CAACTTCCTAAACACGACGCTTCTCTTCCCCAAAGATTCACCACTGGATTTCCCTTCCACGCGCCCTTCCAG GAAAAGGGTGGGATTTCCCCCAAGCAAGTAGCTCCACTTATAACTTTTGTTTTAG GAGGTCCTGGTAGTGGAAAAGGTACACAATGTGCAAAAATTGTTGAAACCTTTGGATTTAAGCATCTGAGTGCTGGAGACCTTTTGAGAAGGGAGATGATTTCTGACAGTGAATATGG CTCATCGATTCTGAATACAATTAGTGAAGGAAAAATTGTTCCATCAGAAGTTACTGTCAAATTGATTTTAAGAGAGATGGAAGCTAGTGACAACCAGAAGTTTCTTATTGATGGTTTCCCTAGAAGTGAGGAGAACCGTGCAGCTTTTGAACAAATT GTTGGAGCAGAACCACGTTTTGTACTTTTCTTTGATTGCCCTGAAGAAGAGATGGTGAAACGTGTGCTAAGCCGGAATGAG GGTCGAATTGATGACAACATAGATACAATGAGGAATCGTCTTAAAGTGTTTGAGGCTTTAAATCTTCCCGTTATTGATTATTATTCTAAGAAGGGGAAACTTTACCGG ATCAACGCAGTAGGTACAGTGGATGAAATATTTGAGCAAGTTCGGCCAGTTTTTGAGGCGTGTGAg CAGGAGGCTAAATGA
- the LOC137820587 gene encoding UMP-CMP kinase isoform X2, protein MWRRAAKSSSFLPLLLQLPKHDASLPQRFTTGFPFHAPFQEKGGISPKQVAPLITFVLGGPGSGKGTQCAKIVETFGFKHLSAGDLLRREMISDSEYGSSILNTISEGKIVPSEVTVKLILREMEASDNQKFLIDGFPRSEENRAAFEQIVGAEPRFVLFFDCPEEEMVKRVLSRNEGRIDDNIDTMRNRLKVFEALNLPVIDYYSKKGKLYRINAVGTVDEIFEQVRPVFEACEEAK, encoded by the exons ATGTGGAGACGCGCAGCCaaatcatcctcttttcttcctcttctGCTG CAACTTCCTAAACACGACGCTTCTCTTCCCCAAAGATTCACCACTGGATTTCCCTTCCACGCGCCCTTCCAG GAAAAGGGTGGGATTTCCCCCAAGCAAGTAGCTCCACTTATAACTTTTGTTTTAG GAGGTCCTGGTAGTGGAAAAGGTACACAATGTGCAAAAATTGTTGAAACCTTTGGATTTAAGCATCTGAGTGCTGGAGACCTTTTGAGAAGGGAGATGATTTCTGACAGTGAATATGG CTCATCGATTCTGAATACAATTAGTGAAGGAAAAATTGTTCCATCAGAAGTTACTGTCAAATTGATTTTAAGAGAGATGGAAGCTAGTGACAACCAGAAGTTTCTTATTGATGGTTTCCCTAGAAGTGAGGAGAACCGTGCAGCTTTTGAACAAATT GTTGGAGCAGAACCACGTTTTGTACTTTTCTTTGATTGCCCTGAAGAAGAGATGGTGAAACGTGTGCTAAGCCGGAATGAG GGTCGAATTGATGACAACATAGATACAATGAGGAATCGTCTTAAAGTGTTTGAGGCTTTAAATCTTCCCGTTATTGATTATTATTCTAAGAAGGGGAAACTTTACCGG ATCAACGCAGTAGGTACAGTGGATGAAATATTTGAGCAAGTTCGGCCAGTTTTTGAGGCGTGTGAg GAGGCTAAATGA